The genomic interval GCTGTCAAAAATGCTGGACTCCTGGTAGGACCCTAAAActcatttagtttaattgcatTTGGGGATAAATGGTCctgatgttttgtttatttgttatgaACTATTCAATAGctgtaaataaaaaagtgtGTAGCTGTCtgtcagaaatgttttattgtgtCGTTGTATGAGCATGGCCTTCTTATGTCAACATAATTTTAGGCTATCATAACTTGTTCCTCCTGAGTGTTGCAATAGGTTGTTTCTCATCTGATCTACCCCATTTGAACACAAACAGTTGTGTAGAGAACAGCATGATTTTTCAGGGGTTGTGGTTTCTCACCATCAGTGGTCTGTTCATGTGACCTGGGATGTAGCAGGCATTAATAGACTTGGCTTTTACAAGACCAAAGCATACATTACATGCATTATAACACttgtaaaatttaaataaaaaagtcttcCTTTAAAATTCGAATtaattcctgtagctcagttggtagcgttagcaatgcaaaggtcacgGGTTTGATCCCATGGAACCGACatatgtgattaaaaaaaagaaatttgtagcttgcataaatataaaataatgttttatttgagTTTAAATGAACAAAGTTGCACCACATTATCCAGACTTTAAAATGACCTTGAACTTTTTTGTATATTGAACAGCTCAAGCAACACTGTTTTACTAGACTGTGTATAATGCATAATACATTATCATGAgctttttgtgtaattaaatgtaCACAGTTGACATTTAGTATGGGGCAGGGTGGTTCATTTAATGTCCTGCGGTGCTCCACCTTGCAGTACGATGCAATAGTAATCTACCCagtatgtttgtttaaaggcggggtgtgtgatttaaaaaaaaaacactttggaaaagggagtcgggccgactaccaaaacacacttgtagccaatcagcagtgtGGTCCATGTCtgctaaccgacatcgttgcctgggttgcgtatgtgtggggcgggtctatcaaatgaaggaccagattctattggggtaggggcgtgtttgtttaggttattagatttcaaatgtcaacattggctttcagagatcacaCATCCCGCCTTTAAAGCTGGAGTATATTTCTGTCATACTGTATGTTGTGGTTTACACCTAGTTTAGAATAATTACAATATGTATATAATGTTTGTGTACATATGAACAGATGAAGTGATCAGCATGCtacataaatgtatgtttttaaaaagatCAACTTGTGCATAGATAGATTAAACGGTTAttgtcataaaaataaatagccTCTGTGGCCTGAAATGTATctttttttgtaattatgtaAGTTTATTATCCCAAAATTTGAGGAAAATCCCACATATCAATTCTAATAGTTCCTGTGTTTGTGAAATATTTGATCATTTGAGATTAGAAAAAGAAGAGCCTTTAGGAATGGTGGCAACAAAGGCAGGACTGGTATACTGAGAATTGTTTCCTTCATGCCCTATGACCAATATCAATATAACACCATGTTTAATTCATGTTGTGATGTCTCTTCTTGTTGTTTAGGTGGGGCCTTTAAGTCTTCTGGCCATGGGCATAGTGGCAGTACATTGCATGAACCTGCTTGTGAAATGTGCACATCATCTAAGTGCAAAGTAAGAAGATTGACCTGTTTTAATCCTGATACTGAAGCTGTCCTGTTAGATcacttaaataactgtaaaatgtTCCATAAAAGCCATAAGGGGCTCATATTATCAGGGTAAAAGTAGAAGGTGGTTTATTCTGTATACTGCCAAGCACTAAATTTTTAGTTTTGGGTAAACTACATATAATTTTAGGTTGATTACGATGTGGATTTATTGTATTTGGTGTTTACAGCCAACTGTTAAATCACACACTTTCTCAAATAAGAGAAAGTTACTTATAAGGATATTCACCCAAAactttactcaccctcatgatGTTCAAAACCTGTATTTCTTTACTCTGCCGgatacaaaagaagatattttgataaatgatgagtatccactgacttccatagtatttgtttttcctacttaaGTCAATATGTACCATCATCTGTGTGGCTTTTTATATCTTTTTTTGATGATGACAGtgttttcattttgggtgaactatccatttaagctCTGGGTTGTATATTTTCTCTTCCTAGGCTGGGAAAACCCTTTCTGTCCTATGGAGATGCAGTAGAGTATGGGATGGAGAATGTACCATGGCTAAGCAGACATTCGGTGTGGGGAAGGTAACCGAATTGATtgacattgttttatttatttactttcattGATCTAACACAGATTACATTTGAATTAATGTGGAATtacaaaaaatactttgttttggCTTTTAGACGTGTGGTGAATTTGTTCCTCAACATAACCCAGCTGGGATTCTGCTGTGTCTACTTTGTGTTTCTCAGTGAAAATGTCAAACAGGTAAATGCTACTTTCGGAATTTTTGTTCCTGATAGGGATTGGGCCACACAATATATTCTATGTTTTTCTGAGGTCACTTGATAGAAAAGTATCTTCCAAATGCATTAGAAATAAATCCAGGCATGAAGTTTCTTATGTGACCACTAGAGGGAAGTATTGCCTTTTAATTTATACAGTTACAGCAACCCACTATCCTGAATTTTCCTTCCAAATCAGGCTTCTAATAATATAATCTGTTGTATTGTGAAAGACTAATATTAAATtcttcaaatatttttcatgGAGTGATTTTTGTCCATTGTAGGTGGTTGAGACTGCCAATGGGACCACTGTGAACTGTCACACCAATGAGACAGGAGTGATGATCCCCAGCTATGATTCTCGCCTTTACATGCTCTTCTTTCTGCCCTTCATCATTGTGTTGGTGTTTATCCGCAACCTCAAATACTTGGCTCCTCTTTCCTTTTTTGCAAACATTTCCATGTGTGCCAGCCTGGTCTTCATATACTACTACTGCTTAACGGTAAGAGAGCATTAACTTACATCAAACATACAAAATACAACCACATGCAATGAGCAATATACAGTTTGGAGTCCCAGAATTTATAGCCATGCTCAGATACACATATAGTATGTCAAATTGTTATTATAAATCATTACATACGTCTAACAAACAATATACAGTGACCAATGTTTCAGTAATGGCTTATAAGGGGTTTAAGTAAAAGCTGTTAGTTCTGAATAAATGTTAGAAGtttgtaatacatttgtttGAAGATATCACTTGCAATTCAATTACTTTTTGGTACCAAGAAATATGTTTCAGAATTTATCATTCTCATCCTGGTTCGAAGGCAATTCTTCAGACCCCAGTCTCCAGATTTAGTCTCAGATGTTATGGATGAGGGGTTAAATgtaaatgacatgttttcaggCTGTTTTCAGCTTTAAATCCTGTAAATCAGACTCCCTGCCTGTAATCAGCAAGCGGCCACTGCAGGCAGGGAGAAATGGGCAAGTGGGGTAATGCAATTTTTCAGAGAGGCAAGAAAATTTGCCATGGTGGAATAGAAACAGGAAGTTGGCTGCAGATTGTTGGTTTGTTGTTTGCAATCCAGTTATTGTGAAGAGTCAAGGGTTTCGGTGATGTTTTCATAGCTGCCAAAAGGAcacaaaaatgttttctctcGAATGGCCCTCAAAACAAGCAAGTGCAGGCAGGCTGCCACCTAATTTCTCCATTGACATTCCAATCTTTCACAAGTTTCAATTGAATGACAGTTTTATTTAAGATGCTCCATTTATAAAGTTAATTAGCATCTCCAAATAAGTACATAAAAGATTGTGAAAagtttaaaaccaaaaaaacttttttgaatgTTTCAGAATATTCCATACCCGATTGATCTTCCATTGGCTGGAAGAGGAGTCGATTATCCTCTATTCTTTGGAACAGCAATATTCGCCTTTGAGGGAATTGGAGTtgtaagttttattttatttttctgacaATATGTTTGTGTACACCATAGAAGTAGTATTCAAGTGATTTTATTAAATTCTCAAAATGTGTCTTATCATTTTAATTTTCAGGTTTTACCACTCGAGAATAAGATGCAGAATCCCAAAAAATTCACCATGGTTCTTTATCTTGGCATGGGTATTGTCACCGTCCTCTACATCACTATGGGCACCATTGGTTACATCGGCTTTGGAGAGCACATTCGGGGCAGCATCACGTTAAATTTACCTTTGTGTTGGTGAGTGTCAGTGAAACGTCATATATTTACCATATGAATTAAAGAAATTACCGACAATTTTGGCATAAATACATATTAGACTTTATAactttaagtaaggaataattgacgacgggccctTTGAATTATTCGCGTCTTGGCCGTTAcacctcgggtgtgcattatttttcaataattcaacggcccggagtcaattattctgcttatactaAGGTTACCACACCTTAAGACAACgatcacatgatatatttaaagggattcgtctgtttttttttacttaaatcaCTTTTGTGAGTAAGATTATTTCTTCCGTGTCTCATCTGTAGGCTCTTTTGCAGAACGTaattttaaagctggcaatgAAGGCTTGAGCCGttgatagcattctaatgcagttattaattaagttattagaaagagagcgagagcgacagagactcaggagagagagagagagattgtgaaCGAGGCTACCTTTGTGCGTCTCTAAACAGCGCTGTTAATGCCTTGGAAAAttgtctgtcatgttgtttttgttagtcggTTATTACAATAAACTATGCaaagtgatatggaactgtaatgtGGTCAAGAAAGCGGATGGCGCGTATTGAGCGTTGCCGTGGCAAACGCGCGAGTTAAAAAATTTCAACTTTGGCGTAAAAACAcggcgcgttaaccaatcaggggCTTGCTCTAGTAGCAAACTTTTGGGACAACAAAACATCTCTGAGCCATCCAAAGAATAACCCCAGTCATAGGgtctgtttacacttggtattaagatgtgttttcatcgatttcatcggatcacaagtggacgagagagacacattacgtttacacctggtatttaaatccgtctcttttgtccactttcgaccgcttctgtcctgagtactgtgagggggtggtctgtcgagacggtgGGAAAGTCCCTCTGCTGTCGTTTAAACGCGAGCGGGGGTAATgacgagtttatatggacgcgaactaatattatgtcggagtccgctgcttgtgttgtaagtaaacatgctgcacagtgttatGTACGTGTATATGTTAAAGCTTTCTctatttcagcgcaattgatgaaatatgatCGCACAACTTTCACACCCTTGCAAGATAAAATTGCGCAGATccgccgctttagttttatcaataaaaggctaaaaatagcgctgtacacgtgtgttcgcgccagaagtcagaaaagatgtaaaacattgttttCAGTATCttagattagataaatgggcggagagaaggccacatgtgcgtttacactacaaaagcgatccgatcgaaagcggtttcgactacctctaaatgtggttgaaagtggtcaaaagtgaacgagctcaaaacgttttgcacaccatttacacctggcattagcgtcgtccacttgtgatccgatcgatgaaaacacatgttaatgccaagtgtaaactgtgtacatttatttacactaaatttgtgctccagacACTTTCTTGgctgacattttattttttcgaactcaaACAGGCTTGACCAATCACATTACCAGTGCATGCCCATGCAAATAATTTTGGGACAGGACAACGAAGGTATCTTacgagacaggaagtaaacctaacattggattcagacatgccttgatgccttcatttcttggaatgctgcctcagaaggcaccATTTTAGAGCTTTTGCATGCAGCccacatttcattttaaaatgcatattaattattGTGAACTTGGTGTAGGCTTGTTGCAATAGCTGGTGTTACCGGTG from Misgurnus anguillicaudatus chromosome 16, ASM2758022v2, whole genome shotgun sequence carries:
- the slc36a1 gene encoding proton-coupled amino acid transporter 1, which produces MASDINYQDGPDFSRRSESPAEDEPIRSPGSPRHPEYERIGGRAGSSFFQTLIHLLKGNIGTGLLGLPLAVKNAGLLVGPLSLLAMGIVAVHCMNLLVKCAHHLSAKLGKPFLSYGDAVEYGMENVPWLSRHSVWGRRVVNLFLNITQLGFCCVYFVFLSENVKQVVETANGTTVNCHTNETGVMIPSYDSRLYMLFFLPFIIVLVFIRNLKYLAPLSFFANISMCASLVFIYYYCLTNIPYPIDLPLAGRGVDYPLFFGTAIFAFEGIGVVLPLENKMQNPKKFTMVLYLGMGIVTVLYITMGTIGYIGFGEHIRGSITLNLPLCWLYQTVKLLYSFGIYITYALQFYVSAEILIPPAQARCSTRWALVVDLSIRVALVCLTCILAILIPELDLVISLVGSVSSSALALIFPPLLQIITFHNEGMTPLVMAKDVGISLIGLVGFVAGTYISIQEIITRNSAGHNSTHFQLM